The proteins below come from a single Halothiobacillus neapolitanus c2 genomic window:
- a CDS encoding methyl-accepting chemotaxis protein has protein sequence MNRWISRFSIAQKNLFSYGLILVLMCSMAILTYFNMNRIQGMTKEVIAQRQPAAFAADGIRVQLERAMASVGLYLQSKSPADKKRFDEAISGISQEQAALKQHSDESLDGLDAGLKTFVTDANEVMKISADDKLNMPGMDYANQNVNPLSIQISGLMGTLISAEADADAGVLPRRALVLELARLRGEWGDVLAGLRGFMAFRSPALEKNFNLYTAEVLKRTQEINTNYGNLLTFEQQDAVDQLLKLLPQFIDQAGKAFAIHKSDKWRMDAYLVRTKLTPAFADVESSVNEIVKHEQSLIHGQSKVMDQTISNIAFGQVGLVLLGILVIVASALLSMVTISSPLRLVAERMRDIAEGDGDLTRRLPVNGKDEIADVSRAFNTFAETAHKLVSQVVMTTRSLSDSADRLNDSSARAQQGAARQARDTEALVTGMSQTLEAAEDVARSAETASASVQEANDKLSEGLAKVDVSTHSAEQLDSVLLRAEQKIHELSNQSQTIGKVLDVIRAIADQTNLLALNAAIEAARAGEHGRGFAVVAEEVRSLATRTQESTREISGIISQLQSGAQEAVSAMGEGREVSHESLDAITQANQMLINIAQAFGHLSDMSVRIAAAAEEQTAVASGMKQNIESINSTAADAAKQGEEISSSGTDVSQQARTLAELVRQFKI, from the coding sequence ATGAACCGCTGGATTTCACGTTTTTCAATCGCACAAAAAAATCTGTTCAGTTACGGACTTATTCTGGTGCTGATGTGCTCGATGGCCATTCTGACTTATTTCAACATGAACCGTATTCAAGGCATGACGAAAGAGGTTATTGCCCAGCGGCAGCCTGCGGCCTTCGCGGCGGATGGTATTCGTGTCCAGCTTGAGCGGGCGATGGCTTCCGTCGGTCTGTATTTGCAGAGCAAAAGTCCTGCAGACAAGAAACGATTTGATGAAGCCATTTCGGGTATTAGTCAGGAGCAAGCCGCGTTAAAGCAACATTCCGACGAATCTCTGGATGGTCTGGATGCCGGTCTGAAAACCTTTGTTACCGATGCCAACGAGGTAATGAAGATATCTGCCGACGATAAACTGAATATGCCCGGTATGGATTATGCAAATCAGAACGTCAATCCTCTATCGATTCAAATTTCCGGATTGATGGGCACCTTGATTTCGGCTGAGGCAGATGCGGATGCGGGCGTGCTTCCACGCCGGGCGTTGGTGCTCGAACTGGCGCGTCTGCGCGGCGAGTGGGGTGATGTTCTGGCGGGTTTGCGCGGTTTCATGGCGTTTCGCAGCCCCGCACTGGAGAAAAACTTCAATCTTTACACCGCCGAAGTGCTCAAGCGCACACAAGAAATCAATACCAATTACGGCAATCTGCTGACGTTCGAGCAGCAGGATGCGGTTGATCAGCTTCTGAAGTTGTTGCCTCAGTTCATTGATCAGGCGGGGAAAGCGTTTGCGATTCACAAGTCGGATAAATGGCGTATGGATGCCTATCTTGTTCGCACCAAACTGACGCCGGCATTTGCAGATGTCGAATCCAGCGTGAATGAGATCGTGAAACATGAACAGTCACTCATCCATGGGCAGTCGAAGGTGATGGATCAGACCATCAGCAATATTGCCTTTGGGCAGGTGGGGCTGGTTTTGTTGGGGATACTTGTCATCGTGGCCTCTGCTTTGCTGTCGATGGTCACGATCTCTTCGCCACTGCGTCTGGTGGCGGAACGGATGCGCGATATTGCCGAAGGTGACGGCGACCTGACCCGTCGACTGCCGGTGAACGGCAAGGATGAAATTGCCGATGTCAGCCGCGCGTTCAATACCTTTGCCGAGACCGCTCACAAACTGGTTTCCCAGGTTGTGATGACTACCCGCTCCCTGAGTGATTCTGCTGATCGATTGAACGATTCATCAGCTCGTGCCCAACAGGGCGCAGCCCGACAGGCACGGGATACCGAGGCGCTCGTCACCGGCATGAGCCAAACGCTTGAAGCGGCAGAAGATGTGGCGCGTAGTGCCGAAACCGCCAGTGCGTCGGTACAGGAGGCAAACGACAAGCTGAGTGAAGGCTTGGCTAAGGTAGATGTCAGCACGCACAGTGCCGAACAACTCGATTCGGTGCTGCTGCGCGCCGAGCAGAAAATCCATGAACTTTCCAACCAGAGCCAGACCATCGGCAAGGTGCTGGATGTCATTCGGGCAATCGCTGACCAAACCAACCTCCTGGCACTGAATGCAGCCATTGAGGCAGCGCGGGCCGGTGAGCACGGACGGGGGTTTGCCGTGGTGGCAGAAGAAGTTCGCTCGCTGGCGACGCGCACTCAGGAATCCACGCGGGAAATCTCTGGCATTATCAGCCAGTTGCAATCGGGCGCGCAGGAGGCCGTTTCCGCGATGGGTGAAGGTCGCGAAGTGAGTCATGAAAGCCTGGATGCCATTACCCAGGCCAACCAGATGCTGATCAATATCGCTCAGGCTTTCGGGCATTTGAGTGATATGAGCGTGCGCATTGCCGCCGCCGCCGAGGAGCAGACCGCTGTTGCCAGCGGCATGAAGCAGAATATCGAATCCATCAATAGTACGGCTGCCGACGCCGCCAAGCAGGGTGAGGAGATATCCTCTTCCGGAACGGATGTGTCCCAGCAGGCACGTACGCTGGCGGAACTGGTCCGACAGTTCAAGATCTAG
- a CDS encoding uracil-DNA glycosylase family protein codes for MSAKPPLIDEVRACRICQDNLPFPPRPILQFSPSARLLIAGQAPGKKAHQSGVPFDDASGDRLRGWLGLSRAQFYDEQTVALLPMGFCFPGTGTSGDLPPRPECAPAWRSALLDALTHLEFTIVIGRYAQAYHFGTRRQSLTEQVQAWREHWPEKVLLPHPSPRNQLWLKRNPWFERDLVPVLQARVADVIGP; via the coding sequence GTGAGCGCGAAGCCACCTTTGATTGATGAGGTTCGTGCTTGCCGTATCTGCCAAGATAACCTGCCGTTTCCTCCCCGCCCCATTCTTCAGTTCTCGCCATCGGCGCGTTTGCTGATCGCCGGGCAGGCGCCGGGCAAAAAGGCCCATCAGTCCGGCGTGCCCTTTGATGATGCCAGTGGCGATCGTTTGCGTGGCTGGCTCGGCTTGAGCCGGGCTCAATTTTATGACGAGCAAACGGTCGCACTCTTGCCCATGGGGTTCTGTTTTCCGGGTACGGGAACATCGGGTGATCTGCCGCCCCGCCCGGAGTGTGCACCGGCCTGGCGTTCTGCCTTGCTGGACGCCCTGACCCATCTGGAATTTACCATTGTGATTGGCCGGTACGCACAGGCCTATCATTTTGGCACGAGGCGCCAAAGCCTGACCGAACAAGTGCAGGCTTGGCGCGAACACTGGCCAGAAAAAGTCTTGCTGCCCCACCCAAGCCCCAGAAATCAGTTGTGGCTCAAGCGCAACCCCTGGTTTGAGCGCGACCTAGTGCCCGTCCTCCAAGCGCGTGTAGCCGATGTGATCGGGCCCTGA
- a CDS encoding DUF3429 domain-containing protein, whose amino-acid sequence MRLLAWVLGLGGVIPFAGLAMAAWWGPLDWHSTVIRVLSVYAAVIVSFLGGVHWGAALNQSVAARRHLLWGVSLSLLAWVAALLPWGIMRLSVFILLLLTALRVDRVWFGGIGASLNFGVLRTVLTALASLSLLLAIGSYARAGLI is encoded by the coding sequence ATGCGTTTATTAGCGTGGGTTCTGGGATTAGGTGGCGTCATTCCTTTCGCGGGTTTGGCCATGGCGGCGTGGTGGGGCCCCTTGGATTGGCATTCGACCGTGATCCGGGTCTTGTCTGTCTACGCGGCGGTTATCGTATCGTTTCTCGGTGGTGTGCATTGGGGCGCTGCATTGAATCAGTCCGTTGCGGCGCGCCGTCACCTGTTGTGGGGCGTGAGCCTGTCATTGCTGGCCTGGGTGGCGGCGTTGCTGCCTTGGGGGATTATGCGTCTGTCCGTCTTTATTTTGTTGCTGTTGACTGCCTTACGTGTGGATCGTGTCTGGTTCGGCGGAATCGGCGCCTCGCTTAATTTCGGGGTGCTGCGCACGGTGCTGACCGCGTTGGCATCATTGAGTCTGCTGTTGGCCATTGGCTCTTATGCTCGGGCGGGTTTGATATGA
- a CDS encoding DUF502 domain-containing protein: MSEVGSKVSTLRKWLVAGILVWAPLAITYWVINAVIGFMDKTILLLPPSYRPEAVFGFNIPGVGAVLAIIVVLLTGALVANFLGRKLIAMGESVLERIPLVRSVYSAVKQVIETFVSQDSRSFRKVVMVEYPRKNCWSLAFLAGDPVGEVQDKTAQKVITVFVPTAPNPTSGFVIMVPEDEIIALDMSVEEGFRMVISLGVVTPKSQAAKPVLAVPELEKPPSSG; encoded by the coding sequence ATGAGTGAAGTTGGCAGCAAGGTGTCCACCCTGCGCAAGTGGTTGGTGGCCGGTATTCTGGTCTGGGCGCCGCTGGCGATTACCTATTGGGTGATCAATGCGGTCATCGGCTTCATGGATAAAACCATTCTCCTCTTGCCTCCGAGTTACCGGCCCGAGGCGGTATTTGGTTTTAACATCCCGGGCGTGGGAGCGGTTCTGGCGATCATCGTTGTCCTGTTGACCGGTGCACTGGTTGCCAATTTCCTGGGTCGTAAGCTCATCGCCATGGGCGAATCGGTTTTGGAGCGGATTCCGCTGGTGCGCAGTGTGTATTCTGCGGTGAAACAGGTGATCGAAACCTTTGTCTCCCAGGATTCGCGTTCATTCCGCAAAGTGGTTATGGTGGAATATCCGCGCAAAAACTGCTGGTCGCTGGCGTTTCTGGCCGGTGATCCGGTGGGTGAAGTTCAGGATAAGACCGCACAGAAGGTCATCACAGTTTTTGTGCCGACGGCCCCGAACCCGACCTCCGGCTTTGTGATCATGGTGCCCGAGGATGAGATCATCGCGCTGGACATGTCCGTCGAGGAAGGCTTCCGTATGGTCATTTCGCTGGGTGTGGTCACACCCAAATCGCAGGCGGCAAAACCGGTACTCGCAGTACCCGAACTCGAAAAACCGCCCAGTTCCGGCTAA
- the aspS gene encoding aspartate--tRNA ligase, whose product MRSHTAGQVDLAVLDQEVTLVGWVNRRRDHGGVIFVDLRDRDGMVQIVFDPDDLDVFAKAESLRSEFVIRVRGKVRRRPAGTENPNIVSGQIEVLGLGLEILNRSEPLPFQLDDERVSEEHRLRYRYLDLRRPEMLARLKLRHQVTRALREHLDNAGFMDVETPVLTRATPEGARDYLVPSRTHPGEFFALPQSPQIFKQLLMVAGIERYYQIVKCFRDEDLRADRQPEFTQLDIETSFLDEEEVMALIEDMMRHLFAQTIELALPNPLPRLTWAEAMRRFGSDKPDLRIPLELVDVGDLLVAVDFKVFSGPANDPRGRIAALRVPNGNSLPRSAIDDYTKFVSIYGAKGLAYIKVNDAAAGREGLQSPILKFLTDDAIDGIMTRTGAQTGDVVFFGADKAKIVNESLGALRVRIGQDMGLVEQGFRALWVTEFPMFEYDEKEGRYYALHHPFTAPNLDDLHLLETDPEAVRSRAYDFVLNGFELGGGSVRIHDQTMQKRVFELLGISAEQASEKFGFLLDALKFGAPPMAGLAFGVDRIVMLMSGATSIREVIAFPKTQSAACLLTNAPGEVDEAQLRELSIRVRKPVVEKAE is encoded by the coding sequence ATGCGTAGCCACACGGCCGGCCAAGTTGACTTGGCTGTTTTAGATCAAGAAGTCACCCTCGTCGGTTGGGTCAATCGCCGCCGCGATCACGGTGGGGTGATTTTTGTGGATCTGCGCGACCGCGACGGCATGGTGCAGATCGTGTTCGATCCGGATGATTTGGACGTTTTTGCCAAAGCCGAAAGCCTGCGCAGCGAGTTCGTGATTCGCGTGCGCGGCAAGGTGCGCCGCCGTCCTGCCGGTACCGAGAACCCCAATATCGTCAGTGGCCAGATCGAGGTGCTGGGTCTGGGGCTGGAGATTCTCAACCGCTCCGAGCCGTTGCCCTTCCAGTTGGATGACGAGCGCGTCAGCGAAGAGCATCGCCTGCGGTACCGCTATCTTGATTTGCGTCGCCCCGAGATGCTGGCCCGCCTGAAATTGCGTCATCAGGTCACGCGTGCTCTGCGCGAGCATCTGGACAATGCCGGATTCATGGATGTGGAAACACCAGTGCTCACCCGTGCCACACCGGAAGGCGCACGTGATTATCTCGTGCCTTCACGCACGCATCCGGGCGAGTTTTTCGCTCTGCCGCAGTCGCCGCAAATCTTCAAGCAGTTGCTCATGGTGGCGGGCATCGAACGTTACTACCAGATTGTAAAATGCTTCCGCGACGAGGACTTGCGTGCCGATCGCCAGCCGGAATTTACCCAGCTCGATATCGAAACCAGCTTCCTTGATGAAGAGGAGGTGATGGCGCTGATCGAAGACATGATGCGTCATTTGTTCGCGCAAACCATCGAGCTGGCCTTACCCAATCCCTTGCCGCGCCTGACTTGGGCCGAGGCCATGCGTCGATTTGGTTCCGACAAGCCCGATCTGCGCATTCCGCTGGAACTGGTCGATGTGGGTGATCTGCTGGTCGCGGTGGATTTCAAGGTGTTCTCCGGCCCGGCCAACGATCCGCGCGGTCGCATCGCCGCCTTGCGCGTGCCGAACGGTAATTCGCTCCCGCGTAGCGCGATCGACGATTACACCAAGTTCGTTTCCATTTACGGCGCGAAGGGCCTGGCCTATATCAAGGTCAACGATGCCGCCGCGGGTCGCGAAGGCTTGCAATCGCCCATTCTCAAGTTCCTGACCGACGATGCCATCGACGGCATCATGACGCGCACAGGCGCGCAAACCGGTGACGTGGTGTTCTTCGGTGCAGACAAGGCCAAGATCGTCAACGAATCGTTGGGTGCGCTGCGGGTCAGGATCGGGCAGGACATGGGGCTGGTCGAGCAAGGTTTCCGCGCCCTGTGGGTCACCGAATTTCCGATGTTCGAGTACGACGAAAAAGAAGGTCGATATTACGCCCTGCATCACCCCTTCACGGCACCGAATCTGGACGATCTGCACCTGTTGGAAACCGATCCGGAAGCGGTTCGTTCACGGGCCTACGATTTCGTGTTGAACGGGTTTGAACTCGGCGGTGGATCGGTTCGTATTCACGATCAGACCATGCAGAAACGGGTATTCGAACTGCTGGGTATCTCGGCGGAGCAGGCGAGCGAGAAGTTCGGCTTCCTGCTCGACGCGCTCAAATTTGGCGCGCCGCCGATGGCGGGATTGGCGTTTGGTGTGGATCGAATCGTCATGCTCATGAGCGGCGCGACCTCGATTCGCGAGGTCATCGCCTTTCCGAAAACGCAGTCGGCGGCTTGTCTGCTCACCAACGCGCCGGGCGAAGTCGATGAAGCGCAACTGCGTGAATTGTCGATCCGCGTGCGCAAGCCGGTGGTCGAGAAAGCCGAATAA
- the nadA gene encoding quinolinate synthase NadA — protein MSTTRDAATQIPAVLAARIQALASHSVPAPKLSHVQEHELIERIKAELVRQNAVMVVHYYVDAALQKLADETGGRVSDSLDMAAFGAAHSAETLVVCGVRFMGETAKILSPEKRVLMPTLNAECSLDLGCPADEFTAFCDAHPDRTVVVYANTSAAVKARADWVVTSSNALQIVGHLKEQGEKIIWAPDRHLGRYIQEKTGADMLLWQADCVVHNEFAGEALIDLKRQHPDAAVLVHPESPKAVVDLADVVGSTSQLIRAAHDLPQSEMIVATDNGIFYKMQQAVPSKTLIEAPTGDGSHCVSCAHCPWMAMNGLQAVYDALVSPDGHEIFVPEAVRVNAVKSLDRMLAFSKAQGLVTARK, from the coding sequence ATGTCTACCACACGCGATGCCGCAACCCAGATTCCTGCCGTCTTGGCCGCCCGCATTCAGGCGCTGGCCAGCCACAGCGTGCCTGCGCCCAAATTATCCCATGTACAGGAACATGAGCTGATCGAGCGCATCAAAGCCGAACTCGTTCGCCAGAATGCAGTCATGGTCGTGCATTATTACGTGGACGCCGCGCTGCAAAAGCTCGCGGATGAAACCGGCGGTCGCGTTTCAGACTCACTTGACATGGCCGCGTTCGGCGCCGCGCATTCCGCCGAGACACTGGTGGTCTGCGGCGTGCGCTTCATGGGCGAGACGGCCAAGATTCTAAGCCCAGAAAAACGTGTGCTGATGCCGACACTCAATGCCGAATGCTCGCTTGATTTGGGCTGCCCTGCCGATGAGTTTACCGCCTTCTGTGATGCGCACCCCGATCGCACCGTGGTGGTTTATGCCAACACCTCGGCGGCCGTCAAAGCGCGTGCAGACTGGGTCGTTACCAGTTCGAACGCCTTGCAGATCGTCGGCCATCTCAAAGAGCAGGGCGAAAAAATCATCTGGGCGCCGGATCGACATCTGGGGCGATACATTCAGGAAAAAACTGGCGCTGACATGCTGCTCTGGCAGGCCGATTGTGTGGTGCACAATGAGTTTGCGGGCGAGGCGCTCATCGACCTCAAGCGCCAACACCCAGACGCAGCGGTACTGGTGCATCCTGAATCGCCCAAGGCGGTGGTCGATCTGGCTGATGTGGTCGGCTCGACGAGCCAGCTGATTCGTGCGGCACATGATTTGCCGCAATCCGAAATGATTGTGGCGACGGATAATGGCATCTTCTACAAGATGCAGCAGGCCGTGCCCAGCAAAACGCTCATTGAGGCACCAACCGGCGATGGCAGCCACTGTGTTTCGTGTGCGCATTGCCCTTGGATGGCCATGAATGGCCTGCAAGCAGTTTACGACGCGCTTGTCTCACCCGATGGGCATGAGATTTTTGTGCCCGAAGCCGTGCGTGTCAATGCCGTAAAATCGCTTGATCGCATGCTGGCCTTCTCCAAGGCGCAAGGGCTGGTAACGGCGCGCAAATAA
- a CDS encoding cation:proton antiporter produces MDQTILITLTGIIVTGIGAQWLAWRLKVPAILFLLGIGLFLGPVTGLLNPNALLGDLLFPFVSLAVAVILFEGALTLQFKELKGVGSAVWLLVTLGAFVTWVIASYAAHYFVGLEPLMAALFGAIVIVTGPTVIVPLLRIVRPNNKVSTILRWEGIIIDPIGAVVAVLVFEYILMSATPAHANANLTAVIIPFLELIGVGMVLGLVGGYLLGLILRRHLLPEYLVNVVVLATVLAVFTTSNLMADESGLIAVTVMGVLLANMRAVPLAEILHFKESLTILFISGLFILLAARIEPAMFSAIGFSALLVLFTVQFIAQPVKVWLSTIGAGLSWREKLMISWIGPRGIVAAAISGLFALKLNQQGIAGSDVLVPLTFIIIFGTVVTASLTARPLANYLGVAQPEDKGVLMVGINVFSCMLAHALKKHGYRVILTDSNFADIRTARMEGLETFYGNAVSQAAERRLDLVGIGRLFAVSGVPEMNNLAAIRYRHEFGAENVYVLQTPQEKSGSDQQRLSHVFTGRKLFGTGVSLGDLMLLIEQKAEIKSTRLTEEFNWEKYQQTYDKRGILLLMISPKGILHVQSDGPMPTPSEGWIIIGLYRAQTEVEAKPDAVEASAA; encoded by the coding sequence ATGGATCAAACCATCCTGATTACCCTGACGGGCATCATCGTGACCGGTATCGGCGCGCAATGGCTTGCCTGGCGGTTGAAAGTGCCCGCGATCTTGTTCTTGCTTGGCATCGGGCTGTTTCTCGGCCCGGTCACCGGCCTGCTTAATCCGAACGCGCTGCTGGGCGATCTTCTCTTTCCGTTTGTTTCGCTAGCGGTAGCTGTCATCCTGTTCGAAGGCGCCCTGACCCTTCAGTTTAAGGAGCTCAAAGGCGTCGGCAGCGCGGTATGGTTACTCGTAACCCTGGGTGCCTTTGTAACCTGGGTGATTGCCAGCTACGCCGCGCACTATTTCGTCGGACTTGAGCCGCTGATGGCGGCGTTATTCGGCGCGATCGTAATCGTGACAGGGCCAACCGTTATTGTGCCGCTATTGAGGATTGTGCGGCCCAACAACAAGGTGTCCACCATTCTTCGCTGGGAAGGCATCATCATCGACCCGATCGGTGCGGTAGTTGCAGTGCTCGTGTTTGAGTACATTTTGATGAGCGCAACGCCAGCGCACGCAAACGCCAACCTGACTGCGGTCATCATTCCTTTTCTTGAATTAATCGGCGTCGGCATGGTGCTGGGCCTTGTTGGTGGCTATCTGCTCGGGCTGATACTCCGACGACATTTACTGCCGGAATACTTGGTCAACGTTGTCGTTCTGGCCACTGTATTGGCGGTATTTACCACATCCAACCTGATGGCTGATGAGTCAGGGCTCATCGCTGTCACGGTTATGGGTGTTTTATTGGCAAATATGCGTGCGGTGCCCTTGGCGGAGATCCTGCATTTCAAGGAATCGCTGACCATTTTGTTTATTTCAGGTCTGTTCATCCTTTTGGCCGCCCGGATCGAGCCTGCTATGTTCAGTGCCATCGGATTCAGTGCGCTGTTGGTTTTGTTTACAGTCCAATTTATCGCGCAGCCGGTCAAAGTCTGGCTAAGCACCATCGGTGCAGGGTTAAGCTGGCGAGAAAAACTCATGATCTCATGGATAGGACCGCGCGGCATTGTCGCGGCTGCCATATCCGGTCTCTTTGCATTAAAACTTAATCAACAAGGTATAGCGGGTTCTGACGTCCTTGTGCCACTCACCTTTATCATTATCTTCGGGACGGTAGTGACCGCATCGCTCACGGCGCGACCGTTGGCGAATTATCTAGGCGTGGCCCAACCCGAAGACAAAGGCGTGCTCATGGTCGGCATCAACGTGTTTTCCTGCATGCTGGCACATGCCCTCAAAAAACATGGCTATCGCGTCATTCTTACAGACAGTAATTTTGCGGACATCCGCACCGCTCGCATGGAAGGGCTTGAAACCTTCTACGGCAATGCTGTTTCGCAAGCGGCAGAGCGACGTCTTGATCTGGTGGGTATCGGTCGACTGTTCGCCGTATCCGGCGTGCCCGAAATGAACAACCTAGCTGCCATTCGCTATCGTCACGAGTTTGGCGCAGAAAACGTCTACGTACTGCAAACACCGCAGGAAAAATCTGGCTCCGATCAGCAGCGGCTATCGCATGTGTTCACCGGTCGCAAATTGTTCGGCACCGGTGTCTCGTTGGGCGACCTGATGCTGCTTATCGAGCAAAAGGCAGAAATTAAATCAACCCGTCTGACCGAAGAATTTAACTGGGAAAAGTATCAGCAAACCTATGATAAACGAGGCATCCTACTGCTTATGATCTCACCTAAAGGGATTTTGCACGTCCAAAGCGATGGCCCCATGCCAACGCCCAGCGAAGGCTGGATCATCATTGGCTTATACCGCGCGCAAACGGAAGTTGAGGCAAAACCAGATGCAGTAGAGGCCAGCGCCGCGTGA
- a CDS encoding tyrosine-type recombinase/integrase has protein sequence MALTDTAIKALKPESKPYKVTDEKGLYLFVTPAGGKLWRLDYRFEGKRKTLALGGYPDVNLKQARVYRDEARQLIANGTDPAELRKAEKTTITESRREEAEAVKIEAMIQAGEALPGSFEEIGDEWVNMYLADKSEKYRNKVINRLKAEVYPYLGRAPVADVTAPMVLKVLQRIEARGIIESAHRVKQNIGQILRYAIATGRRELFDVTMALNKAIAPMPKDKNHAAPTEPKDIAPLLRIMAGYRGSPITRAALTIAPCVFVRIGELRHMQWADIDFETFEWRYTASKTGQEHIVPLARQVVAALIELQPLTGHSRYVFTGARSDTRPMSENTVNGALKRLGIDTQTELTGHGFRAMARTVLEEVHNFRPEVIELQLAHAVRDPLGRAYNRTKHLETRRKMMQVWADYLDELRDSKNVIQGNFGMVG, from the coding sequence ATGGCACTTACAGATACCGCTATCAAGGCCTTAAAGCCCGAATCTAAGCCGTACAAGGTTACGGATGAGAAAGGGCTTTATTTATTCGTCACACCAGCCGGGGGCAAGTTGTGGCGGCTTGATTACCGCTTTGAAGGTAAACGAAAGACGCTGGCTCTTGGTGGGTATCCCGACGTAAACCTGAAACAGGCCAGGGTATACCGCGACGAAGCCCGCCAACTCATTGCCAACGGCACCGACCCCGCCGAACTGCGGAAGGCGGAAAAAACCACCATAACTGAGTCAAGGCGAGAGGAGGCCGAAGCTGTAAAGATCGAAGCCATGATTCAGGCGGGCGAGGCTTTGCCCGGTTCGTTCGAGGAAATTGGTGATGAGTGGGTGAATATGTACCTTGCCGACAAATCGGAAAAATACCGGAACAAGGTTATCAACCGGCTGAAGGCGGAGGTTTACCCCTACCTTGGCCGGGCGCCTGTCGCTGATGTGACTGCACCCATGGTATTAAAGGTTTTGCAGCGGATTGAAGCACGCGGAATCATCGAAAGTGCCCACCGGGTAAAGCAAAACATTGGGCAAATTCTGCGTTATGCAATTGCCACAGGTCGCCGGGAACTGTTCGACGTGACAATGGCGCTGAACAAAGCCATTGCCCCCATGCCGAAAGACAAAAACCATGCGGCACCGACCGAACCCAAGGACATCGCCCCACTGCTGCGCATCATGGCCGGTTATCGTGGATCACCAATTACCCGTGCCGCGCTAACCATTGCCCCCTGTGTGTTCGTGCGTATTGGTGAACTCAGGCACATGCAATGGGCAGATATTGATTTTGAAACGTTTGAATGGCGATACACCGCCAGCAAGACAGGGCAGGAGCATATCGTGCCTCTTGCTCGGCAAGTGGTCGCGGCCCTGATCGAGTTGCAGCCCCTCACAGGCCACTCACGCTACGTTTTCACTGGCGCACGGAGTGACACCCGCCCCATGAGTGAAAATACCGTCAACGGGGCGCTGAAGCGCCTAGGCATCGACACACAAACCGAACTGACCGGCCACGGCTTCCGAGCAATGGCGCGCACGGTATTAGAAGAAGTCCATAACTTCAGGCCCGAAGTCATCGAGCTTCAGCTTGCCCATGCCGTCCGTGATCCACTGGGCAGGGCATATAACCGCACCAAGCATTTAGAAACCCGCAGGAAGATGATGCAGGTGTGGGCGGATTATCTGGATGAGCTGCGTGATTCTAAGAATGTGATTCAGGGCAATTTCGGTATGGTGGGATAG
- a CDS encoding IS5 family transposase, whose amino-acid sequence MKKRSAIKTDLFADTHHRDKLDTLGDPLAEIEACIDFAALAAEVDRIAPRPVSVQGGRPPYPTETMVRILVLKRLYNLSDEQMEYQLLDRMSYKRFCGLSQATNIPDRTTVWTFENRIGEVGAQVIFDGVTTQLLKKGFIARGGQIIDATLVPAPKQSFSKEDKEQLKADAMPADWQPGKRRQKDLDATWTKKHGKSQHGYKLSVNVDKKHKFIRKIVTDTASTHDSQHFDAVIDPANTSRDVYADRGYPSEEREQWLKANGYRNRIQRKGKRNKPLSEAQQGRNHRIAKTRARVEHVFGAIEQMGGKLLRTIGQARANFAMTMMAACYNLKRLAYFQRVGITAF is encoded by the coding sequence ATGAAAAAGCGTAGTGCCATTAAGACGGACCTGTTTGCTGATACCCATCACCGAGATAAGCTTGACACGTTGGGCGACCCCTTGGCAGAAATCGAAGCCTGCATCGACTTTGCCGCCCTGGCGGCAGAAGTCGATCGCATTGCGCCGCGGCCCGTCAGTGTTCAAGGCGGTCGTCCGCCGTACCCGACCGAGACCATGGTGCGCATTCTGGTCTTGAAACGCCTGTACAACCTGTCCGACGAACAGATGGAATACCAACTGCTTGACCGCATGAGCTACAAGCGCTTCTGTGGTCTGTCCCAGGCAACCAACATCCCTGATCGCACCACCGTGTGGACCTTCGAGAACCGGATCGGCGAAGTCGGAGCCCAGGTCATCTTTGATGGCGTCACCACACAACTCTTGAAGAAGGGCTTTATCGCCCGTGGTGGCCAGATCATTGATGCTACGCTGGTGCCAGCGCCGAAGCAGTCTTTTTCCAAGGAAGACAAGGAACAGCTCAAAGCGGATGCGATGCCGGCCGACTGGCAACCGGGCAAGCGCCGTCAAAAAGACCTGGATGCGACCTGGACCAAAAAGCATGGCAAGAGCCAGCACGGCTACAAGCTTTCAGTGAATGTTGACAAGAAGCACAAGTTCATCCGCAAAATCGTGACGGACACGGCCAGTACCCACGACAGTCAGCATTTCGATGCAGTGATCGATCCGGCCAATACGAGTCGGGATGTCTACGCTGATCGGGGTTATCCGTCCGAAGAACGCGAACAATGGCTCAAGGCAAATGGATACCGGAACCGGATTCAGCGTAAGGGCAAACGGAACAAGCCGTTATCCGAAGCTCAACAGGGACGCAACCATCGCATCGCCAAAACACGCGCCAGGGTCGAGCATGTGTTCGGTGCCATTGAGCAGATGGGGGGCAAGCTGCTGCGCACCATTGGTCAGGCGCGGGCAAACTTTGCGATGACAATGATGGCGGCCTGCTACAACCTGAAGCGGCTGGCGTATTTCCAGCGAGTGGGCATCACGGCTTTCTGA